Genomic DNA from Marinobacter sp. LV10MA510-1:
TTCAACTGGCCAGCGCCGACATCCAGAATGGACCACATGCCGTGCAGATGCATGGGATGGGTCATCATGGTCGTATTAACAAACTTGAACCGCACCCGCTCGCCATACTGGAGGCGGATCGGATCCGCGTCCTCATATTTGACGCCGTTGATGCTCCAGGTGTAACGCTCCATGTTACCCGTCAGTTTCAGTTCGATTTCCCGGGTTGGTTCGCGTTCGTCATAGAGCGGTTTTTGCGCTCTCAGGTCGGCATAAGACAGGAACTTGCCGCCATTGGCCGCCGTTGGAACCAGGCCACTGCCCGCCGCATAAAAGGGATCACTGGCGCCACCCGCGGATGCCATTGAACCCTGGCCCATCGCAGAATGATCCATGCCCTCCATGCCTTTCATGCCGGAGTGATCCATGCCTTCCATCCCTTTCATGTCAGACTGATCCATACCGGTCATTTTGGAGTGATCCATGCCTTCCATGCCGGCCATGCTCGAATGATCCATACCTTCCATACCGCTCATGTCGGCCATGGTCAATCGGGCCGCTTCGCGCAGTTCTGGCACTGCAGCGACCATTCCCGCCTCAGGGGCCAGTGTTCCCCTCGCATACCCTGAACGCCCCATGGATTCAGCAAAAATCGTATAGGCCTGTTCCTCTTTAGGCCGCACAATCACGTCGTAGGTTTCCGCCACACCAATGCGGAACTCATCCACAGTCACCGGCTGAACATTGTTTCCATCCGCTTGCACAACGGTCATTTCAAGGCCCGGAATGCGGATATCAAAATAGGTCATGGCAGACGAGTTAATAAAACGCAGCCGAATCCGCTCGCCGGGCTCGAAAATGCCGGTCCAGTTCTGGTCGGGACCTTTGCCGTTGATCAGGCCGGTAAAACCCTGCAGGTCTTCAACATCGGCTTTCATCATGCGCATGTCGCCCCAGGCCATCCGATCCTTCACGGTGGCCATCAGACCGTTTTCAGACGCTTCCGAAAAGAAATCTCCGACGGTTTGTTGCTCACGGTTGTAATAATCCGGCATTATTTTGAGGTTGCGCATGATGCGATCGCCGGAATGGGGGTGCTTGTCGGTCAGCTGAACCACGTAATCGCGATCGTAACGAAACGGTTCGCGGCCTTCGGGTTCAATCACAATGGCACCGTAGGCGCCATCCGGCTCCTGAAAGCCAGAGTGGCTGTGAAACCAGTAAGTGCCTGACTGGGTGATGGGAAATTCGTATGTGAAGGTTTCCCCAGGCTTGATACCCGCAAAGCTGATACCGGGCACGCCGTCCTGAGTAAATGGCAGGATCATGCCATGCCAGTGAATGGACGTCATTTCGTTCAGGTTGTTGGTCACGTTAATCGAGACCTCTTCGCCTTCCTTGAAGCGCAGAACCGGCCCGGGAGACGCACCATTGTAGCCGATGCCCTCTTTAACAAAGTCACCGGTGTCGATCTGAACCCGGTCGACCGTCAGGTTGTATTCACCCGCCAGGCCAATAACCGG
This window encodes:
- a CDS encoding copper resistance system multicopper oxidase, translated to MKTTLLAGALGLLLPVIGLAGEYNLTVDRVQIDTGDFVKEGIGYNGASPGPVLRFKEGEEVSINVTNNLNEMTSIHWHGMILPFTQDGVPGISFAGIKPGETFTYEFPITQSGTYWFHSHSGFQEPDGAYGAIVIEPEGREPFRYDRDYVVQLTDKHPHSGDRIMRNLKIMPDYYNREQQTVGDFFSEASENGLMATVKDRMAWGDMRMMKADVEDLQGFTGLINGKGPDQNWTGIFEPGERIRLRFINSSAMTYFDIRIPGLEMTVVQADGNNVQPVTVDEFRIGVAETYDVIVRPKEEQAYTIFAESMGRSGYARGTLAPEAGMVAAVPELREAARLTMADMSGMEGMDHSSMAGMEGMDHSKMTGMDQSDMKGMEGMDHSGMKGMEGMDHSAMGQGSMASAGGASDPFYAAGSGLVPTAANGGKFLSYADLRAQKPLYDEREPTREIELKLTGNMERYTWSINGVKYEDADPIRLQYGERVRFKFVNTTMMTHPMHLHGMWSILDVGAGQLNPIKHTVSVQPGTTVYMETEVDAPGQWAFHCHLSYHAAAGMFRKIIVEGGPESTQAASDDQPGDVGGDV